A window from Apteryx mantelli isolate bAptMan1 chromosome 15, bAptMan1.hap1, whole genome shotgun sequence encodes these proteins:
- the USP8 gene encoding ubiquitin carboxyl-terminal hydrolase 8 isoform X4, giving the protein MPAVASVPKELYLCTSLKDLNKKTEIKPEKTSTKSYVQSALKIFKAAEESRLDRDEEKAYVLYMKYVTVYNFIKKRPDFKQQQDYFHSILGPTNLKKAIEEAERLSDSLKLRYEEAEVRKKLEERDRQELQKKQEAKDDGKSSAKNSSESAVDFKGKSQRINGEKKHSLEKKDQSDSLSGAVTAEKLFAMMTDKNIELIIMDTRSLKDYQESCIPRSISVPEEAISPGVTTSWIEARLPEDSRDPWKKRGHFDYVILLDWFSSAGDLKLGTTLQSLKDALFKWESKTILQNEPLVLEGGYENWLLCFPQYTTNAKVTPPQHSRSEAVTVSLDFTYPSLEEPAPVPPVVAIKPSPIEVTENEETGSNLEERLKSLNKPNVQAATIPKSDSSFVVNPVSITRSIPEVDRTKKPSVKLPDDNRPKSESTISDSQPAENGRIIPDRSTKPLRDAKNILTEEEKSRVHAETAALLEKNKREKELRERQQEEQKEKLKREKEDQEQKAKEEKKEKEYKEKLQQAKEDREQKEREEQIKREQEEKEQERAHKEVIEAKKQNKNEPESIDAKSTEIDKVSMEEREKGTRTPEMQRCALGDASQTFVTASGKQTGVKGQPDSGAQKPGALREDSEQDTERLKSQREPLMRARSEEMGRIIPGLPAGWAKFLDPITGTFRYYHSPTNTVHMYPPEMAPSSTPPSTPPTHKPKPQVTAEREKEHSKLKRSYSSPDITQAIQEEEKKRIPVTPAVNRENKPICYTKAEISRLSASQIRNLNPVFGGSGPALTGLRNLGNTCYMNSILQCLCNAPHLADYFNRNLYQDDINRSNFLGHKGEVAEEFGVIMKALWTGQYKYISPKDFKITIGKINDQFAGYSQQDSQELLLFLMDGLHEDLNKADNRKRYKEENNDHLDDFRAAELAWHKHKQLNESIIVALFQGQFKSTVQCLTCHKKSRTFEAFMYLSLPLASTSKCTLQECLRLFSKEEKLTDNNRFYCSHCKTRRDSLKKIEIWKLPPVLLVHLKRFSYDGRWKQKLQSSVDFPLETLDLSQYVIGPKNNLKRYNLFSVSNHYGGLDGGHYTAYCKNAAKQRWFKFDDHEVSEISASSVKSSAAYILFYTSYEQRAVDMAT; this is encoded by the exons ATGCCTGCTGTGGCATCTGTACCTAAAGAGCTATATCTCTGTACTTCATTGAAAGATCTCAAtaagaagacagaaataaaacctgaaaagACCAGTACAAAGAG TTATGTGCAGAGTGCCCTGAAGATTTTCAAGGCAGCAGAAGAAAGCAGATTGGACAGAGATGAAGAAAAAGCTTACGTCCTATATATGAAATATGTAACTGTTTATAATTTTATTAAGAAGAGACCTGATTTTAAGCAGCAACAG GATTATTTTCATTCAATTCTTGGAcctacaaacttaaaaaaagctaTTGAAGAAGCAGAAAGACTCTCAGACAGCCTTAAACTCAG GTATGAGGAAGCTGAAGTTCGGAAAAAACTTGAAGAGAGGGACAGACAAGAGCTGCagaaaaagcaagaagcaaaagaTGATGGAAAGAGTTCAGCCAAAAATTCTTCCGAAAGTGCAGTGGACTTCAAAGGCAAAAGCCAAAGG ATCAATGGTGAGAAGAAgcattcactggaaaaaaaggatCAGTCTGATAGTCTGAGTG GAGCAGTCACAGCTGAGAAACTGTTTGCAATGATGACAGACAAAAATATTGAACTGATCATAATGGACACTCGAAGCTTGAAAGATTATCAGGAATCCTGTATTCCAAGATCTATCAGTGTCCCAGAAGAAGCTATCAGTCCTGG GGTTACCACTAGTTGGATTGAAGCTAGACTCCCAGAGGATTCTAGAGATCCATGGAAGAAGAGAGGACATTTTGATTATGTTATACTGCTAGACTGGTTTAGTTCTGCAGGAGACTTAAAACTAGGAACAACTCTTCAAAGCCTGAAAGATGCACTTTTTAAG TGGGAAAGCAAAACTATACTGCAGAATGAACCTTTAGTCCTAGAAGGAGGTTATGAGAACTGGCTCCTTTGTTTTCCCCAGTACACAACAAACGCTAAAGTTACTCCACCCCAGCATAGCAGGAGTGAAGCAGTGACTGTTTCTT tgGATTTTACTTATCCATCTCTGGAAGAGCCAGCTCCTGTTCCACCTGTTGTTGCTATAAAGCCTTCTCCAATAGAAGTAACTGAGAATGAAGAAACGGGAAGtaatttggaagagagactaAAATCGCTTAACAAACCAAATGTACAGGCTGCTACTATTCCAAAATCTGACAGTTCATTTGTAGTTAACCCAGTATCAATTACAAGAAGTATCCCTGAG GTTGATCGTACTAAAAAGCCTTCAGTAAAACTTCCTGATGATAACAGACCAAAATCTGAAAGTACAATCAGCGACAGCCAGCCTGCTGAGAATGGACGAATCATTCCAGACCGGTCTACAAAGCCACTACGTGATGCAAAGAACATtttgacagaagaagaaaaaagtcgtGTACATGCAGAAACTGCTGCCCTGTTAGAGAAGAACAAACGGGAAAAAGAATTGCGGGAGAGGCAAcaagaagaacagaaagaaaaactcaaGCGAGAAAAAGAAGACcaagaacaaaaagcaaaggaagaaaagaaagaaaaggaatacaAAGAAAAGCTACAACAAGCCAAAGAAGATagagaacagaaggagagggaagagcagataaaaagagaacaggaggaaaaagaacaagAGAGAGCGCACAAAGAAGTAAtagaagcaaaaaagcaaaataaaaatgaaccagAAAGTATTGATGCAAAAAGTACTGAGATTGACAAAGTATCtatggaagaaagagaaaagggaaccAGAACACCAGAAATGCAGAGATGTGCATTGGGTGATGCATCTCAGACCTTTGTGACCGCCTCAGGCAAG CAAACTGGGGTTAAAGGACAACCAGACAGTGGAGCTCAAAAGCCAGGAGCCCTTAGAGAGGATTCTGAACAAGATACTGAAAGACTTAAA TCTCAGCGGGAGCCATTAATGAGAGCACGAAGTGAGGAAATGGGAAGGATAATACCAGGACTGCCTGCAGGCTGGGCAAAG tTTCTGGATCCAATCACCGGAACCTTTCGTTATTATCACTCGCCAACAAACACTGTTCATATGTATCCACCAGAAATGGCTCCTTCATCCACTCCTCCATCTACCCCACCAACCCATAAACCCAAGCCACAGGTGACTGCTGAACGAGAAAAAGAACACTCCAAACTGAAGCGCTCCTACTCGTCCCCAGATATAACCCAAGCCattcaggaggaagagaagaaaagaattcCTGTAACCCCTGCAGTCAATCGTGAAAATAA ACCAATCTGTTACACTAAAGCTGAAATTTCAAGACTCTCTGCATCACAAATTCGGAATCTCAATCCTGTGTTTGGGGGATCGGGACCAGCTCTCACAGGACTTCGTAATCTAGGGAACACTTGCTATATGAATTCCATATTACAGTGTCTGTGCAATGCACCGCATCTGGCTGattattttaacagaaacttATATCAAGATGATATTAACAG GTCAAACTTCCTGGGGCATAAaggggaagtggctgaagagTTTGGTGTAATAATGAAAGCTTTGTGGACAGGACAGTATAAATACATCAgtccaaaagattttaaaattactATTGGGAAGATTAATGACCAATTTGCAGGGTATAGCCAGCAGGACTCCCAAGAATTGCTTCTCTTTCTAATGGATGGCTTGCATGAAGACCTAAATAAA GCTGACAACAGGAAGAGATACAAGGAAGAAAACAATGATCATCTTGATGACTTCAGAGCAGCAGAACTAGCTtggcacaaacacaaacagctcaaCGAATCCATTATTGTGGCACTCTTTCAAGGCCAATTCAAATCTACAGTGCAGTGTCTTACATGTCACAAGAAGTCCCGGACCTTTGAGGCTTTCATGTATTTGTCATTACCACTTGCATCCACTAGTAAATGTACGCTGCAG gaATGCCTTAGATTGTTCTCCAAAGAGGAAAAGCTCACTGATAACAATAGATTTTACTGTAGCCATTGCAAAACTCGAAGagattctttgaaaaaaatagaaatttggaAACTACCACCTGTTCTTCTTGTGCACTTGAAAAG ATTTTCCTATGAtggaagatggaagcaaaaaCTTCAAAGCTCTGTAGATTTCCCATTGGAAACTCTTGACCTGTCACAGTACGTTATTGGTCCAAAGAATAACTTGAAGAGATACAATCTATTTTCAGTATCA AATCATTATGGCGGGTTGGATGGAGGACACTACACAGCCTACTGCAAAAATGCTGCAAAACAACGTTGGTTTAAGTTTGATGACCATGAAGTATCTGAGATCTCAGCATCATCTGTGAAATCCTCAGCTGCTTATATTCTCTTTTACACTTCTTATGAACAGCGAGCAGTGGATATGGCCACATAA